A genomic region of Pseudoalteromonas piscicida contains the following coding sequences:
- a CDS encoding TraR/DksA family transcriptional regulator gives MNENTHNYEQSLQAELATLRSDFLGELKASPNEFTHNLANTLELNPPNKWLDIVMEKINPEQFPLYDRLMKVEAALCQMEIGQFGYCCDCEQTIELELLEQDPATQRCRSCKTKALKNGDMQQK, from the coding sequence ATGAATGAAAACACACATAACTACGAGCAAAGCTTACAAGCTGAACTTGCTACACTTAGAAGCGACTTTTTAGGAGAGCTAAAAGCTTCACCCAATGAGTTTACTCATAACCTTGCCAATACCTTAGAGCTCAACCCACCCAATAAATGGCTTGATATTGTAATGGAAAAAATAAATCCCGAGCAGTTTCCGCTCTATGATAGGTTGATGAAAGTCGAAGCGGCATTATGCCAAATGGAGATCGGTCAGTTTGGTTATTGCTGTGATTGCGAGCAGACAATAGAGCTTGAGTTGCTAGAACAAGATCCAGCAACCCAACGCTGTCGCAGTTGTAAGACTAAGGCTTTAAAAAATGGGGATATGCAGCAAAAATAG
- a CDS encoding tRNA-dihydrouridine synthase: MKLVLAPMEGVVDFKMRELLTDLGGFDLCVTEFIRVVDLTFPRRVFTRYCPELLNGGYTRAGTPVRVQLLGQVPHALAANARKAIKLGSHGVDLNFGCPAKTVNKSRGGAVLLKEPEQIYQIIKAVRDAVPEEHQVSAKIRLGFDDDANSTEIVDAVQQGGASSLAIHARTKRDGYKPPAYWEKIPPLLSRLTIPVVANGEIWQVEDALLCQARSQCQDLMLGRGALATPDLAAKIKAYVNGTHYTPLTWENVVYHILHSSMHQDENMSEKYFSARTKQWLSYLKRQYSGAHVLFDEIKTLKSKDDVMKVLQKYAMSPDLDSNHNSEV; encoded by the coding sequence ATGAAGCTAGTTCTAGCGCCGATGGAAGGTGTAGTTGATTTTAAAATGCGCGAATTGCTCACAGATCTCGGCGGCTTTGATCTTTGTGTGACTGAGTTTATTCGCGTTGTTGATCTCACCTTTCCACGCAGAGTATTCACTAGATACTGTCCTGAACTATTAAATGGTGGCTATACCAGAGCCGGAACACCGGTACGAGTACAGCTTCTAGGTCAGGTTCCCCATGCGCTTGCAGCGAATGCACGAAAGGCCATAAAGCTTGGCTCTCATGGTGTCGATTTGAACTTTGGTTGTCCTGCGAAAACCGTGAATAAAAGCCGCGGCGGCGCGGTTTTATTGAAAGAGCCTGAGCAAATCTATCAAATCATTAAAGCAGTTAGAGATGCGGTACCAGAAGAACATCAAGTAAGCGCTAAAATACGCCTTGGCTTTGACGATGATGCCAATAGCACTGAAATTGTCGATGCGGTCCAGCAAGGTGGTGCGTCGAGTTTGGCGATACATGCGCGTACCAAACGAGATGGCTACAAACCGCCAGCGTACTGGGAAAAGATCCCACCTTTACTATCAAGGTTAACCATTCCTGTCGTTGCTAACGGTGAGATTTGGCAAGTTGAAGATGCACTGCTCTGCCAAGCACGCAGCCAATGCCAAGATTTGATGCTTGGTCGCGGTGCGCTAGCCACCCCCGATTTGGCAGCAAAAATCAAAGCGTATGTTAACGGAACTCATTACACTCCACTCACATGGGAAAACGTGGTCTACCATATCCTCCACTCTTCCATGCATCAGGATGAGAATATGAGTGAAAAGTACTTTTCGGCTAGAACAAAACAGTGGTTAAGTTATTTGAAACGTCAGTATAGCGGCGCACATGTTCTTTTTGATGAAATCAAAACGCTCAAAAGCAAAGATGACGTCATGAAGGTGTTGCAGAAATACGCAATGTCTCCAGACCTTGATTCAAATCATAACAGTGAAGTTTAA